ggtcgccgtcctcggcgccgctggcggcatTGGCCAacccctctccctcctcctcaagaTGAACACCCGCGTCACCGACCTGGCTCTGTACGACATCCGTCTCGGCCCTGGTATGTCGCCTTGCCTCGGTCACTCCGTCTGAAaatcctcgccgtcgttgcgCCAATTTTGTCCACCCGCAGGGGCCGGCTTCAAACTGACCCGTCGTGATGCAAAACAGGTGTGGCCGCCGATGTCTCTCACGTCAACACCAAGTCCACCGTCAAGGGCTACGACCCCACGCCCAgtggcctcgccgcctgccttAAGGGCTCCGACATCGTCCTCATCCCCGCCGGTGTCCCCCGCAAGCCTGGCATGACCCGTGACGACCTCTTCAACACCAACGCCTCCATCGTCCGCGATCTCGCCAAGGCCGTTGCCGAGTCTGcccccaaggccaaggtctTGGTCATCGCGAACCCCGTCAACTCTACCGTTCCTATCTGCGCCGAGGTCTTCAAGGCCAAGGGTGTCTACAACCCCAAGACCCTCTTCGGTGTCACCACTCTCGATGTTGTCCGCGCCAGCCGCTTCGTCTCCGAGATCAAGAACACTGATCCCAAGGACGAGAACATcaccgtcgttggcggcCACTCCGGCGTCACCATCGTCCCTCTCTTCAGCCAGAGCAACCACCCCGACCTGAGCTCCAACGCCGAGCTTGTCAAGCGTGTCCAGttcggcggtgacgaggtcgtcaaggccaaggatgGTGCCGGCTCTGCCACCCtctccatggccatggccggtGCCCGCATGGCCGACTCcctgctccgcgccgccgacggcgagaagggcgtcgtcgagcccacCTTTGTGGACTCGCCCCTGTACAAGGACCAGGGCATCGACTTCTTCAGCAGCAAGGTTGAGCTCGGCCCCAACGGTGTCGAGAAGATCCTGCCGATTGGCAAGGTCGACGCCaacgaggagaagctcatcgaggcCTGCCTGGGCGACCTCAAGAAGAACATCGAGAAGGGCGTTTCCTTCGTTGCCCAGAACCCCGGCAACTAAGCGTGCtcttgccgttgacgacgagcgcctcgcgTGTTTGATAGCCATGGCTCTTCAGCGTGAGCATGCCTTGACGAATCAAAAAGTAATGGGGAAGTGCAACTTGCCTTCACATTGCTGACGTAGTGTGTGGCGTGTTTGGGGGGTTGCCTTCAAGGAGGTGGACGGGCAATGGGGACAGGGAATGACTTCTTGTGTTCTACGACTTGCCATAGACTTCCTTTCCCATCTACGTCTTGTACCATAGCAATACGCGCACCTGGTGCGCCATTTCCATTTGTGCACACCTCTGTCCACGTCCAGTCAGATGTGACCTGAGATGCCAACACGTCTATCGGGTTCATGTATGATATGATATGATACACTCATCGCAGTCCAACTGTCTATCCAGTGCTTTACCTTCCGACAGCTATCCTCCCATGCTTTCCTTTACTTTTGTACACGGCCAGCCTACGCTCGTGCCCGGCCCTCTCGCCACTCACGTAGCTTCCtcttgcgctcctcgacctgaCGCTCAAAGTCAGCCACTTTCTCAAGGCGctgcctctcctcctcgtccgccttcTGCTGTGCAATGACGGCCTTGCgtgccgcctcccgctcgagctgctcgggcCGACGGTCGGCGATGTCACGTGGGCGGTAGTCACTGAACCCCCATTTGAGGCCCTTTTCGATGACGAAGCAAAGCCCGTAGTCGATGATCATGGAAGCCGCCATCTTGAACTTGAATTCTTCGGTGAAGGGAACGAGCTTCATGCCCTCGTTGATCTCGGGgatgagctcgagggcgcaCACGAAGGCGAGACCCGAGACACCGACGATGCCGTAGAACATAGCCTTGTTCTCTGATAAGGCTTCGCGGAACGGTCGGCCCTGGTAGTTAATGGCGAAAGTGGACACCTGCTGGATCAGCTGCAGGAGGTAGATGGCCGAGTTGAGCAGCGACGGCTCAAACTCAGCCTCGAGGTCAAGACCGTCGGTGGAGCGACTGCGTGCTGGTTAGCCATCATTTATCCCGATTTCACAAGTAATAACTTACGGCTCAATCTTGTCGCAAAGCCGGGAGATGTAAATGAGCGTAACAATGTGCACTGCGAACTGGCCCAAGATGGAGCCGATGATGTACACATTGAAAATGTTGGGCTGGGGGCGCTCCTTGCTCAAGCCTTCGACCACGCGAGCGCGCGAAATACTTAAGAAGCAGACCGACATGAGCATGCCGCTGATAGTGTACTGGGTGTCTCCGAacttgatgccctcgaggTACAGGACAGAGAGCGAGTAGGCACTGATGAGGCAGTTAAGAGCCAGAATCTTGTACATCTGAATCGTCGCCACCAGGGTGCAACGGCCCTGGCGAATGATGTTGGGAATAGCCATGACATCGCGGAGCTTTGACGTGAAAGGGGCGGCAACGGAGGCATCGCCGAGTTTCAGAGtgggcggctcgtcgtcacccaACTCAGCCTCGAGCATACCCGAAGCTAGCTTATCGGCAAGACCAGCGGCCTTCTTGTTGACATCGGCTTGACGGGCATTGCGAGGGTCACTATTGGTCAGGCTCTGCGCGCCGGGAGACACAATCGTCTCAGCTGGGTGACCTTGCTTGGCGGCATATTCCTCGGGGGTCATCTTCTTTGCCTTTGCCTCGCGCTCGATGGCCTTCATGTAGTTGGGGTTCGTCGGGCCAGGAGGATAAAGGTGAGCAATCATGACAGGAACCGGCGGGGTGGGTTGGTTGAAGCGCTTCATGAGGTCGCACTGCTTCTGATACATCTCCTTCATCTTGGTGTTGCGGGTGTGCTCGGCGATTCGCGTCAGGTCCTCCTTGGTGCCGTTCAGAAGGGCAATGCCAATGTGGGCTTGCTTGAGAGCGCCAACATCATTGGTaccatcgccagccatgAGGGTGTAGTAACCCATGTCCTTGAGACCGAGAAGAATATCCTCCTTTTGCTTGGGGGAGACTCGAGCATAGACCCAGGTGTGACGCAACAGAGAGTTCCAACCGGCTTGATCCTTGAATTGAGCAAGAGCGTATCCAGTGACGCACAAGTCCTTGGTCTTGAGgatctcggcgtcgatgggcTTTGACGGGTCGACTGGGATGGTGACCTTGTCGTCAACACTCTTCCAGATGAGCGTATGGCCACCACTCTTGTCCTCCGGCGCATCCAGAATCAGAACCTCGCGGTCGACAATCTCCACCTCACGCGCGACGTGCACGGCGGTCAAGGGATTGTCGCCGGTAATCATGACGACGCGGTGGCTGCTCTCGTTGAGCATCTGGACGGCTTCTTTGGCGTCCTCCTTGAGCGGGCAGTGCAGGACAAGGAAGCCAGCGAAAGTGAGGTCGCATTCGACCTTCTCGCGCTTCAAATCATTGATCCTACCGGAACCTAGCTCAGTATCGACAGTGAGCTGCTTGTATGCCAGGGCCAGAACGCGAGAACCCTTGCGGGTAAAGTACTTGAACGTTTCCTCGTAGTCAGCGGGCACGTCAACGAGCATCTTCATGATCGTCTCGGGGGCGCCCTTGACACCGACAAAGGTACCCCTGATCTTCTTGCCAGTCTGAGCATGGACACCAGTGaccatggcgacggagcTTTGGCGCTTGAGTGCCGACGAGAATTGGAACCTGCGCTTGATCTGAACGGTGCCCTGGGTGTTTCCAGCCTTGGCGGTGCTCTGGAGCACATCGTTGCGGCCAAGAGCCCAGCCAAGAGACGTGAGAGTTGCCTTCTCCATCGGGTCGCCCACAATGTCACCTTCATCGAGTTTGACCAATGCGTGTGCtgtggcgaggacgagctgagTCTCGAGGCTAGCGTCGGTGACAGCGGTCATGTTGGAGTGGGCACCATCAgcctccttcttgtcgtTCACATCGGCATTGGTGAGTCCCAGACCAGCGATACCTTCGACGACAAGGTCTTCGCCAGTAAGAGTACCTGTCTTGTCGAAGCAGGCTACGTCGATGCGACCGCCATAGGGGATGCGGAAGGGCTCGGTGCAGAAAATAGCCAGCTTAGACAGGGCGGCCAGACTGGTGTTGACTGCAAGGCTGAGTTCCATGGGCAGCTCGGGTGGCACAACACTGGTGACGATCAAGACGCAGTCCAAAAGCAGTTTCGAGCGCTTGCGGTTCTTGCGAACACCCTCATCCCAGACGTACCaagaggcggcgatggcgaagaTGAGCAGGAACAGAATGAAGAGAAGAGCCTCGAAGTTGTTGGCCGAGACGCGCTCGGTCGAATAAATCATGGTGCGAACCAAGCTGCCTTGCGAAGTTTCGAAGCCAGTCTTGATAAcaacggccatggcgcccttgtcgggaggaggcggcacgCCCGACACCAGAGCCGGCTTTTCTTGTTCCGGGTTGCCGTGTGTGACCTGAAGAACCTTGGTGCCGCCCCAGAGGAAGGCATTCTTGTCCAAGCCCTCGGAGTCGAGGGGCACATCCGATGGCCGAAGCTGAACAGAGTCCTTGAGCAACGGTGTGCTCTCTCCGGACAGCATGGCttcgttgacgatggcgctGCCTTCCACTAGAAGCATGTCACAGGCAACTCCGCTGTCCTCCTTGGTCCGTCCGACGGATACGAGGTCACCGGGGAGGAGAGCATCGGTCTGGATCTCGGTCCACTTGCCCAAACGGAAAACCCAGATATCATATGGCTTGATACTCATGCCGCGGAACTCGTTCAAGgtgcgctggcgctgccacACAACGGTGCTCTCAAAAGCGACAAGCATGAAGAGAGTGAACAGCGAGTAATACCAGTAGTCGTCGAGCAACCAAAGGCCAACACAGAAGATCTGGAAGACAAAGAACGGGGCGACGGCATGCTCCTTGAAAAGCTCGGTGAAGGTCGGGACGGGGATGTCGAACGTGTTTGCGCCGTAgtgctgctcgaggcgcgaGATATCGGACTGCTTCTCAAGGCCGCGCGATGACTGGAAGTGTCCAATAGACGGCTTTGGCTCGGTGTCGATGTCGTACTGGAGGGTGCTGAAGGAGCCGGTCTCCGGGCTGTAGAGGAAACGGCGCTTCTGGAAGAGGAACGAAACATTCGTCTTGCCACCAGCCTTGCGCCATGTCAGCCAAGCTCACAGCGACAGTAGTTTAGCTGCCAGTTCTGCTCACCTTGTCGCGGACAATCTTGCAAATTTCGCCAGACCCAGCGTTGGCGATGGGGAGAACCTTGATCAGCTGGGCGTCCTGCACATCCTTGGCCCTGGTGGCGCGGAAGCGCgcatcgagggcgacgcTCCAGTGGGTGCTCAACCAGACGAGCGActggatggtgatgatggttcCGCACCAGACAAACGTCCATTCCGGAGCGCCGATGTGCTTCTCGTAAAGGTTGGGGGTTAGGTAGTACCGGAGGAAGATGGgccagatgacgacgaagggCCAGACGTAGGCGTGGAAGTGGAAAGGCAGCGGCTTCAACAGCTCGGCCTGCCGTATCTGCGGGTTATCAACGaggggcggcgccatggtgaCTGTCGCCGGGCGCAGATTACGCGGGGCCTAAAGCAGTCGACGAAAGGATGAGGAAGGGGACAAAGAAGCGTGCGATGTTGGAAGCCAAGTGGCTTTTCTCGTTAGGTCCATTccacggccgcggtggcggatCCGAGTAAGACCAGACCCAATTGGCTGCGGGGCGGGCGCTATCAAcaggcggcagcgggtcAGCGCGGCGGGTGTTGGATGTTGGACAGCCAGGCAGTCCACCTGCGCAGGCTGAAGTCGCTGACTTATTACCTGGCAGGTACTAGTAGTGCATAGCAGGTAGGTACTTCCAACAGACGCCCGCAACTCGCTCCTAATAAACGCCGACAGTGAGCGGGCTGCTTTTGCCGGTTGCCATCTTCAAGGCCATATGAGCCGTGCGGGCAGTCAAGAAGTTGTTTCAGACACCAACAAACCGGTGCAAGCGATCGCTGGAGGCGGGTTTGCTCAACGTAAATGAAAGCACTTCTGGCCAGGACCACGGACAAGACGCGTCAACCCTGAACGCGCTTCTCCACCCCTGACAAGAGAGAAGCTTTGACATTCACACTGGCCTCCTGCACCTGCCGCTTTGGAGCTCAAATACGGCATTCAGGACTGTGTCAGCGCAAATATCGATCTTTGAACACGGCTCATAGTTCCATTATGCCCCCCTCAGAAACCATGACGGCGTCCACCGCATCGCGCATCAAGCTCACTGATTtgcccgtcgagctcctgCGCATGATCTGTACCGAATTCTCATGGTACCACAAATCAACTCCTGTCAACCCCCCCGGGTGTGTCAGCTCTCTGCTGGCCCTTTCGTTGACGTGCCGACGCCTCTGCTCGCTGGCCCAGCCCTTGCTGTACTGCGACCCAGTCAGCGCCGCTGCCTTCGATTTGAACGAAGAACTGTCGCCGTTCCCACTTCTTCGGACCCTTGTGGATCGTCCGGATCTCGCAGCCTGCGTGCGACGCCTAGGACCGGTTTCCGACGAGGTGTACGGCTttgacgaggaagagcttGAGTTCTGCAAAGCCACCGCTCGCCGATTGCAACTATCGCTGCCAAATGACCCGATCTCGCCTGTCTTGACGATGACAGAACGCGCTCACAAGCATCAAGCCTGTATTGCCAGTTGTTCTTGGCTATCTCGCCAAACATCGAAACAGCAGTCATCGAAATCGAGGGCACAGACCTGTCGGACTTTGAGCCATCGTTCTTTGCCTTGTGCATGCGAGTAACGTCGCTGAAGGAGGCGGGTCTGTTCCCTAATCTTCGGCGCGTCACTTTCGAAACCCTCTTCTCCCAAACACTCAGTCTGGAGTCGGCGGCAGTCTTGCTTTTGCTGAGCATGGCCCCCTCACTGACACATCTACGATTTCGTCAGGCTGTGGGAAACGCGAATGACTACCCCGACTCGGATGGAACGGTTGAGTTTCAACCCCCCATCCTGTGGAACTTGCGCGTTCTTGAGCTGGCTAGCAGTGCATTCATGAAGAGCGAATGGCTGCATCTCATCAAGCTGATTGCGCACTGCCCAAGCCTTGAATCTTTTCACTTTGACGCGAATGGATatgacgatgatgtcggcTCTCGCCGGCAAGCGCATCTGCCTCCTCGGCACTTTCTAGTTGCTCTTAAATTTGTTCGCAAGACACTGCGGCACCTTCACCTCTGCTTTGCCAACGCTGCCTTCGCTTCGGATGAGACGCAAACAATCGGCGCCGAGCTACTTGCATTTGAAAATTTGGAGACTCTGGAGCTGGACGTTGCATCGTTTACTTCCCCTCGTGGAGACCCTCTCGAAGACGATGCAACTTGCTTGTCTCGGATCCTCCCGGCCAGTATACGTCGCCTGCGCTTGATTATGCTTAGCACGAAGCGCTCACAGGTTCAGTCGCAAATTCTGGACCTCGCCaaggctgctggcgctggaagATTCGCCTCATTACGCCGGGTAGAGCTCCATGTGCCGTGGAGGGACACTTCCGGACCCGATGATGAAGGCTTCATTGAGAGAACTGGATGGAAAATGGAGCAGTTGGTTGATGCTAGAAATGAGCTTGCGAAAGCTGGAATCACCTTGACATGCATTACTGCATTGCCAGCATTTGGCCTGTGGTAGTGTGTCACAGTCTGCTTGGGACCGGTTTGGTTGGCTAATACTTGACTTGCCTGTCGTTAAGTTTTCTCGGCGCTGCGGCTCCAATTTGCTACTGTGAGGTTTACATACTGCCGGCGCTTTAAAAATTCATTATACCTAGTCAATGACATCAATGACAAAAACAGAATGCCACGGGCAAGGTCGTT
Above is a genomic segment from Purpureocillium takamizusanense chromosome 2, complete sequence containing:
- a CDS encoding uncharacterized protein (TransMembrane:1 (o23-42i)) translates to MRVTSLKEAGLFPNLRRVTFETLFSQTLSLESAAVLLLLSMAPSLTHLRFRQAVGNANDYPDSDGTVEFQPPILWNLRVLELASSAFMKSEWLHLIKLIAHCPSLESFHFDANGYDDDVGSRRQAHLPPRHFLVALKFVRKTLRHLHLCFANAAFASDETQTIGAELLAFENLETLELDVASFTSPRGDPLEDDATCLSRILPASIRRLRLIMLSTKRSQVQSQILDLAKAAGAGRFASLRRVELHVPWRDTSGPDDEGFIERTGWKMEQLVDARNELAKAGITLTCITALPAFGLW
- the SPF1 gene encoding putative cation-transporting ATPase 1 (COG:P~EggNog:ENOG503NV0M~TransMembrane:10 (i20-38o58-82i202-219o225-242i411-430o1046-1066i1078-1096o1108-1131i1191-1211o1231-1249i)); this encodes MAPPLVDNPQIRQAELLKPLPFHFHAYVWPFVVIWPIFLRYYLTPNLYEKHIGAPEWTFVWCGTIITIQSLVWLSTHWSVALDARFRATRAKDVQDAQLIKVLPIANAGSGEICKIVRDKAGGKTNVSFLFQKRRFLYSPETGSFSTLQYDIDTEPKPSIGHFQSSRGLEKQSDISRLEQHYGANTFDIPVPTFTELFKEHAVAPFFVFQIFCVGLWLLDDYWYYSLFTLFMLVAFESTVVWQRQRTLNEFRGMSIKPYDIWVFRLGKWTEIQTDALLPGDLVSVGRTKEDSGVACDMLLVEGSAIVNEAMLSGESTPLLKDSVQLRPSDVPLDSEGLDKNAFLWGGTKVLQVTHGNPEQEKPALVSGVPPPPDKGAMAVVIKTGFETSQGSLVRTMIYSTERVSANNFEALLFILFLLIFAIAASWYVWDEGVRKNRKRSKLLLDCVLIVTSVVPPELPMELSLAVNTSLAALSKLAIFCTEPFRIPYGGRIDVACFDKTGTLTGEDLVVEGIAGLGLTNADVNDKKEADGAHSNMTAVTDASLETQLVLATAHALVKLDEGDIVGDPMEKATLTSLGWALGRNDVLQSTAKAGNTQGTVQIKRRFQFSSALKRQSSVAMVTGVHAQTGKKIRGTFVGVKGAPETIMKMLVDVPADYEETFKYFTRKGSRVLALAYKQLTVDTELGSGRINDLKREKVECDLTFAGFLVLHCPLKEDAKEAVQMLNESSHRVVMITGDNPLTAVHVAREVEIVDREVLILDAPEDKSGGHTLIWKSVDDKVTIPVDPSKPIDAEILKTKDLCVTGYALAQFKDQAGWNSLLRHTWVYARVSPKQKEDILLGLKDMGYYTLMAGDGTNDVGALKQAHIGIALLNGTKEDLTRIAEHTRNTKMKEMYQKQCDLMKRFNQPTPPVPVMIAHLYPPGPTNPNYMKAIEREAKAKKMTPEEYAAKQGHPAETIVSPGAQSLTNSDPRNARQADVNKKAAGLADKLASGMLEAELGDDEPPTLKLGDASVAAPFTSKLRDVMAIPNIIRQGRCTLVATIQMYKILALNCLISAYSLSVLYLEGIKFGDTQYTISGMLMSVCFLSISRARVVEGLSKERPQPNIFNVYIIGSILGQFAVHIVTLIYISRLCDKIEPRSTDGLDLEAEFEPSLLNSAIYLLQLIQQVSTFAINYQGRPFREALSENKAMFYGIVGVSGLAFVCALELIPEINEGMKLVPFTEEFKFKMAASMIIDYGLCFVIEKGLKWGFSDYRPRDIADRRPEQLEREAARKAVIAQQKADEEERQRLEKVADFERQVEERKRKLREWREGRARA
- the MDH1 gene encoding Malate dehydrogenase (COG:C~EggNog:ENOG503NWAG), whose protein sequence is MLASKIQRRAFSASARDLSKVAVLGAAGGIGQPLSLLLKMNTRVTDLALYDIRLGPGVAADVSHVNTKSTVKGYDPTPSGLAACLKGSDIVLIPAGVPRKPGMTRDDLFNTNASIVRDLAKAVAESAPKAKVLVIANPVNSTVPICAEVFKAKGVYNPKTLFGVTTLDVVRASRFVSEIKNTDPKDENITVVGGHSGVTIVPLFSQSNHPDLSSNAELVKRVQFGGDEVVKAKDGAGSATLSMAMAGARMADSLLRAADGEKGVVEPTFVDSPLYKDQGIDFFSSKVELGPNGVEKILPIGKVDANEEKLIEACLGDLKKNIEKGVSFVAQNPGN